TTTTTCTTTATTTCGATTCTGTTAGCCTTGtctctgtattttcttttatctttcatttgatTATGTAAACAgatatattattgatttttaatttaattgagtccattttttctcaattttttctgtttcatgggaaaatatttttttcttccctttcataGAGAACGGATGGATGAGAGGTGAGGGGAGAGAAGTGAGGaaggtttttttaaaactaatcttcttatttttttttataattatttttatttgtttacttttgTGGGCTATTATTGACCCAACCCATTACTCTATTTTCGAATTGGATTATCTAGtagctaatttattttttattttaattttctgaattttttttatgtaccattcttaattattaagataaaaatgtattaagagttcacaaacaaaattgtaatattttaacatagttcaatatTGTCACAGAAGTCAGAcatcaatttaaaaagtaaggaaatacaaaaaatagatagtaaaattaaaaaatattaaaaatagttcgttaaagaaattatgggttagaaaaataaaaactattataCATTACCTCGATGAACCGAGAGGGGTTCTAAattatctaaataaataaataaattgttatagAAGTTGCAccaaagataataaataaattagaacaaaatagagtctataaaatcaattctttaCCAATTCTAAAGAATCATCCTACCTGTATTAAATGTTGATTAAAAAGTTACAGGAGACcatcattattttcatactAAATGTTAATTCAAAAGCCACGTAAAAACTAGAACGGTCAAAACATTTCGAACAACTTTTGATACaactcaatatttaaaatcgtTTACTTTCCACCGACTCGTATGCACCTGTAATAAAATTGCTTTTATACATATAAGCCAAAGATTAAGACGACCGAAaacctaaaatataattatcgaAAGAGCATGAATTACATTTTACCTAATCTCAAAAGTCCAAAAATATAGGCATTatcttcataaatataatCACTAATGGAGCTATCACCcaaatacatttttttgtcTCCcttatgaaaaaaagaaaaaaaaaacaaaaattatttagttggtacctttttgaaaaaagaaatatagttTATGGTTGAGATCTCACTTTcaaaaaacacataaaaacaaaacaaacaacgACCTTAACTTCCTTATttcacataattaatttttcaactaaataaaaatattataaactacgctttaaaatttaaatgaaaaaaaaaatatatatgatgagATCACGACGAATCCATCTAGTTAATTGAAGCACTGGATTAGAGAGCGTTTGTGAAACGAATCATAATTTCTATCCTTTCTTAGTTCAATGACGAGCAGAGATTGAattattcatattaaaatatattttatttaattatgctaaaaatattgtatgaaaatgaaatctgGTAGTTCTCCGATTTGATGAATGAAAGTGAAAGTGATTGGCACGTGAATTTGATtgtttgtataatttttatttaaccttATCAAGAAATTTGATTACTATGTGTCCCTTAACATGACGCTAATAACCATGTGGGTCGTAGAAATTGCAAtttctatattatttatattaagaagGCCATGGGGATGGTTATGCCGCCAAGAAAGATACAAAACTCCATTATATATccctttaatatatatatatatatataacaacaataatttataattcaattaaaattaagaggtCAGAGAGTTGAATCTCCTATTGggttgttattttttttgggtaaattataaaaaaatatttattacctCTTATTTAAAAGGTAATTGTATGGTTTGAAACTTGCAATATTAACTTAGTTaccttttaaagaaaaaattattagaatattgAACGAAAAGTTAGTGTGTCTTAATATCATTCTTTCGTACCCATCAAGTCATTGCCacgtaaaattttaataagtaCCTATGgtaaaatgttgaacaaaaaaacaagacagTGACGTGGAagaatttgataattttttttttttttttttttttttacttaatttacaTGCTTACCCACAAACTTACTCTATTTTCATTTCCCCCCCGTTATTTATCCATAATTCTCTTAAAGTACCGACAAAACTATTTAATAGTCCCCCGACNNNNNNNNNNNNNNNNNNNNNNNNNNNNNNNNNNNNNNNNNNNNNNNNNNNNNNNNNNNNNNNNNNNNNNNNNNNNNNNNNNNNNNNNNNNNNNNNNNNNNNNNNNNNNNNNNNNNNNNNNNNNNNNNNNNNNNNNNNNNNNNNNNNNNNNNNNNNNNNNNNNNNNNNNNNNNNNNNNNNNNNNNNNNNNNNNNNNNNNNNNNNNNNNNNNNNNNNNNNNNNNNNNNNNNNNNNNNNNNNNNNNNNNNNNNNNNNNNNNNNNNNNNNNNNNNNNNNNNNNNNNNNNNNNNNNNNNNNNNNNNNNNNNNNNNNNNNNNNNNNNNNNNNNNNNNNNNNNNNNNNNNNNNNNNNNNNNNNNNNNNNNNNNNNNNNNNNNNNNNNNNNNNNNNNNNNNNNNNNNNNNNNNNNNNNNNNNNNNNNNNNNNNNNNNNNNNNNNNNNNNNNNNNNNNNNNNNNNNNNNNNNNNNNNNNNNNNNNNNNNNNNNNNNNNNNNNNNNNNNNNNNNNNNNNNNNNNNNNNNNNNNNNNNNNNNNNNNNNNNNNNNNNNNNNNNNNNNNNNNNNNNNNNNNNNNNNNNNNNNNNNNNNNNNNNNNNNNNNNNNNNNNNNNNNNNNNNNNNNNNNNNNNNNNNNNNNNNNNNNNNNNNNNNNNNNNNNNNNNNNNNNNNNNNNNNNNNNNNNNNNNNNNNNNNNNNNNNNNNNNNNNNNNNNNNNNNNNNNNNNNNNNNNNNNNNNNNNNNNNNNNNNNNNNNNNNNNNNNNNNNNNNNNNNNNNNNNNNNNNNNNNNNNNNNNNNNNNNNNNNNNNNNNNNNNNNNNNNNNNNNNNNNNNNNNNNNNNNNNNNNNNNNNNNNNNNNNNNNNNNNNNNNNNNNNNNNNNNNNNNNNNNNNNNNNNNNNNNNNNNNNNNNNNNNNNNNNNNNNNNNNNNNNNNNNNNNNNNNNNNNNNNNNNNNNNNNNNNNNNNNNNNNNNNNNNNNNNNNNNNNNNNNNNNNNNNNNNNNNNNNNNNNNNNNNNNNNNNNNNNNNNNNNNNNNNNNNNNNNNNNNNNNNNNNNNNNNNNNNNNNNNNNNNNNNNNNNNNNNNNNNNNNNNNNNNNNNNNNNNNNNNNNNNNNNNNNNNNNNNNNNNNNNNNNNNNNNNNNNNNNNNNNNNNNNNNNNNNNNNNNNNNNNNNNNNNNNNNNNNNNNNNNNNNNNNNNNNNNNNNNNNNNNNNNNNNNNNNNNNNNNNNNNNNNNNNNNNNNNNNNNNNNNNNNNNNNNNNNNNNNNNNNNNNNNNNNNNNNNNNNNNNNNNNNNNNNNNNNNNNNNNNNNNNNNNNNNNNNNNNNNNNNNNNNNNNNNNNNNNNNNNNNNNNNNNNNNNNNNNNNNNNNNNNNNNNNNNNNNNNNNNNNNNNNNNNNNNNNNNNNNNNNNNNNNNNNNNNNNNNNNNNNNNNNNNNNNNNNNNNNNNNNNNNNNNNNNNNNNNNNNNNNNNNNNNNNNNNNNNNNNNNNNNNNNNNNNNNNNNNNNNNNNNNNNNNNNNNNNNNNNNNNNNNNNNNNNNNNNNNNNNNNNNNNNNNNNNNNNNNNNNNNNNNNNNNNNNNNNNNNNNNNNNNNNNNNNNNNNNNNNNNNNNNNNNNNNNNNNNNNNNNNNNNNNNNNNNNNNNNNNNNNNNNNNNNNNNNNNNNNNNNNNNNNNNNNNNNNNNNNNNNNNNNNNNNNNNNNNNNNNNNNNNNNNNNNNNNNNNNNNNNNNNNNNNNNNNNNNNNNNNNNNNNNNNNNNNNNNNNNNNNNNNNNNNNNNNNNNNNNNNNNNNNNNNNNNNNNNNNNNNNNNNNNNNNNNNNNNNNNNNNNNNNNNNNNNNNNNNNNNNNNNNNNNNNNNNNNNNNNNNNNNNNNNNNNNNNNNNNNNNNNNNNNNNNNNNNNNNNNNNNNNNNNNNNNNNNNNNNNNNNNNNNNNNNNNNNNNNNNNNNNNNNNNNNNNNNNNNNNNNNNNNNNNNNNNNNNNNNNNNNNNNNNNNNNNNNNNNNNNNNNNNNNNNNNNNNNNNNNNNNNNNNNNNNNNNNNNNNNNNNNNNNNNNNNNNNNNNNNNNNNNNNNNNNNNNNNNNNNNNNNNNNNNNNNNNNNNNNNNNNNNNNNNNNNNNNNNNNNNNNNNNNNNNNNNNNNNNNNNNNNNNNNNNNNNNNNNNNNNNNNNNNNNNNNNNNNNNNNNNNNNNNNNNNNNNNNNNNNNNNNNNNNNNNNNNNNNNNNNNNNNNNNNNNNNNNNNNNNNNNNNNNNNNNNNNNNNNNNNNNNNNNNNNNNNNNNNNNNNNNNNNNNNNNNNNNNNNNNNNNNNNNNNNNNNNNNNNNNNNNNNNNNNNNNNNNNNNNNNNNNNNNNNNNNNNNNNNNNNNNNNNNNNNNNNNNNNNNNNNNNNNNNNNNNNNNNNNNNNNNNNNNNNNNNNNNNNNNNNNNNNNNNNNNNNNNNNNNNNNNNNNNNNNNNNNNNNNNNNNNNNNNNNNNNNNNNNNNNNNNNNNNNNNNNNNNNNNNNNNNNNNNNNNNNNNNNNNNNNNNNNNNNNNNNNNNNNNNNNNNNNNNNNNNNNNNNNNNNNNNNNNNNNNNNNNNNNNNNNNNNNNNNNNNNNNNNNNNNNNNNNNNNNNNNNNNNNNNNNNNNNNNNNNNNNNNNNNNNNNNNNNNNNNNNNNNNNNNNNNNNNNNNNNNNNNNNNNNNNNNNNNNNNNNNNNNNNNNNNNNNNNNNNNNNNNNNNNNNNNNNNNNNNNNNNNNNNNNNNNNNNNNNNNNNNNNNNNNNNNNNNNNNNNNNNNNNNNNNNNNNNNNNNNNNNNNNNNNNNNNNNNNNNNNNNNNNNNNNNNNNNNNNNNNNNNNNNNNNNNNNNNNNNNNNNNNNNNNNNNNNNNNNNNNNNNNNNNNNNNNNNNNNNNNNNNNNNNNNNNNNNNNNNNNNNNNNNNNNNNNNNNNNNNNNNNNNNNNNNNNNNNNNNNNNNNNNNNNNNNNNNNNNNNNNNNNNNNNNNNNNNNNNNNNNNNNNNNNNNNNNNNNNNNNNNNNNNNNNNNNNNNNNNNNNNNNNNNNNNNNNNNNNNNNNNNNNNNNNNNNNNNNNNNNNNNNNNNNNNNNNNNNNNNNNNNNNNNNNNNNNNNNNNNNNNNNNNNNNNNNNNNNNNNNNNNNNNNNNNNNNNNNNNNNNNNNNNNNNNNNNNNNNNNNNNNNNNNNNNNNNNNNNNNNNNNNNNNNNNNNNNNNNNNNNNNNNNNNNNNNNNNNNNNNNNNNNNNNNNNNNNNNNNNNNNNNNNNNNNNNNNNNNNNNNNNNNNNNNNNNNNNNNNNNNNNNNNNNNNNNNNNNNNNNNNNNNNNNNNNNNNNNNNNNNNNNNNNNNNNNNNNNNNNNNNNNNNNNNNNNNNNNNNNNNNNNNNNNNNNNNNNNNNNNNNNNNNNNNNNNNNNTTGTTTTTGCTTCAATCCCAAATCCCTTAATCTCTCCAACTATGACTCCTACGATTCTAATTCCGGCTGGTCTCCGGCCGTCGCCACCTGGTACGGCAGCCCAGTCGGCGCCGGGAGCGACGGTACTTCTCCACCCTCCACTCCAATTCcattgaatattgtttttacaTTTCTTTATAATATGACTGTTTTTTAGGAGGTGCGTGTGGGTATGGAAGCGCGGTGGGGGAACCACCATTCTCGTCGTTGATTGCCGCGGGAGGCCCTTCCTTGTTCAAATCCGGCAAGGGCTGTGGTGCTTGTTATCAAGTGAAGTGCTTGGGAAAGGGCGCCTGCTCCCGGAATCCGGTGACGGTGGTTATAACTGACAGTTGTCCTGGCGGTTCCTGTGCTTCCGACGCTGTCCATTTCGACCTCAGCGGCACTGCTTTTGGTGCTATGGCTGCTTCTCGTCGTGCCGATGAGCTCCGCAATCTTGGCGTACTGCAGATTCAATATAAAAGGTATGCATTAACTCTGGTTAATCATGATTTAACTCGAGTTAACCACgggtttaatttaaataataataataataataataaagaaacatATATAGTATATACATTCTAATATTCAACCAAAATATTTCTCCCACCacttaaatttatgatttattaaaacaCGACCAATAATTTGTTGGGATTTTGAAACAAATcgtgttagaaatcacgactctccacagttatatgatattgtccactttgagcataagctatCATGACTTGACTATGAGCTTCCCATAAgacctcatatcaatggagatatattccttacctttaaattattcttgttgaacacaactctcagTGGGAAACACTCATACTTGAGTATAAGCTATCAGAGGCCTCATaacaatggagatatattccttagTTGTAAATTATTCCTTGGGAtggttgaacacaactctttgtAGGAAACAcgaatttatgatttattaaaacaCGACCAATAATTTGTTGGGATTTTGAAACAAATcgtgttagaaatcacgattctctacaataatatgatattgtcaaagCATAANNNNNNNNNNNNNNNNNNNNNNNNNNNNNNNNNNNNNNNNNNNNNNNNNNNNNNNNNNNNNNNNNNNNNNNNNNNNNNNNNNNNNNNNNNNNNNNNNNNNNNNNNNNNNNNNNNNNNNNNNNNNNNNNNNNNNNNNNNNNNNNNNNNNNNNNNNNNNNNNNNNNNNNNNNNNNNNNNNNNNNNNNNNNNNNNNNNNNNNNNNNNNNNNNNNNNNNNNNNNNNNNNNNNNNNNNNNNNNNNNNNNNNNNNNNNNNNNNNNNNNNNNNNNNNNNNNNNNNNNNNNNNNNNNNNNNNNNNNNNNNNNNNNNNNNNNNNNNNNNNNNNNNNNNNNNNNNNNNNNNNNNNNNNNNNNNNNNNNNNNNNNNNNNNNNNNNNNNNNNNNNNNNNNNNNNNNNNNNNNNNNNNNNNNNNNNNNNNNNNNNNNNNNNNNNNNNNNNNNNNNNNNNNNNNNNNNNNNNNNNNNNNNNNNNNNNNNNNNNNNNNNNNNNNNNNNNNNNNNNNNNNNNNNNNNN
The genomic region above belongs to Cucurbita pepo subsp. pepo cultivar mu-cu-16 unplaced genomic scaffold, ASM280686v2 Cp4.1_scaffold000502, whole genome shotgun sequence and contains:
- the LOC111785475 gene encoding putative expansin-B2, translated to FCFNPKSLNLSNYDSYDSNSGWSPAVATWYGSPVGAGSDGGACGYGSAVGEPPFSSLIAAGGPSLFKSGKGCGACYQVKCLGKGACSRNPVTVVITDSCPGGSCASDAVHFDLSGTAFGAMAASRRADELRNLGVLQIQYKRXECKYGGTSIQFVVDAGSNPNYFAALIEYENGDGVLGSVELKQAQGSGSWIPMKQSWGAVWKLDYGSALKAPFSFRLTAQESRKAVVANNVIPAGWEPGKTYRSVVNFKA